The DNA region CCATGTTCTCTGAAtagggaatgagacgctgcatAGCTATGATGCAATGGAAACAATATACCACACACCAAGCTAAGCGCTGCTACATCTGGCTCAAAACAAAATAGGCCAGACTAAAACCTACTGGttttacatactggtaaaaaatgtgtagcctgaatccactgtaagtcgctttggataacagcttctgctaaatacataaattcaattcaattcaaaccTAACTCGGGAACCTAGGCTAAAACCTACGGCCTGGGcggtaaaaataatttaacaaggCCTGGAGCAAACTCCATGCATGACTCAGTCACAGAGACAGCCTGCAAATCACCACCGTGCTTGATAGAGGCCATTGCCAACAGAAGGATCCCCTTATTCTAaattcacactacaggattttaagccAGATTTGCTAGTTTGCAAACGAGCTCGCTGACAGTTCGGGCTGTGATCGGGGGGAAATCAGCGCGTGATCGACGCTTTGCAATCTTTGTGTGTGAACTACACAACAACGCATCAAAGAGGCTCACTGACACCTCGCTGACGGCAAACAAATATCTAGCGTGCCAAATATCTGGACCGGTCGGCCGACTTGACATCACGTGGCAAGGCATGGGTTGAGGTCACCgcaagaaaaacaacagcagcaacatgACTTAAAGAAAAGTTTGGGCACAATAAATGGAGCAAAATTTTCATCGAGGAAACAGCTTGCAGCACTAATTTCTTCCCGACATCCATTTTTGAATAAACAACTCCTGTTGCATGTGTTGTTGTCAGCTTGTGTTGTGTGTAACCCCCGGTTGTGGATCATTTAAATAGAGTCACACAGTGTGAACACCACAACGACTTAAAGACAGACAATCAAATCATTtagtctgaacagcacagcgATGTGCCAACGTTTAAAGTCGTGTAGTTTGAACTTGGCTTTAAGGGTCAGAATCCAGTCGGGAGCTGACTCCAGATGCTCATAAGGCGACTATGATAAGCTCTACAGGACAACTGACAAGTTCCAGGAAGAAACACTGACAGGCCATACAGGCCTCAAACGCCTAACTCCAAGCATAAATGATTAGACCAGATGATGCCTACCTAAGGGGACTTTGTCCGACTCTTGAAAAGCAGCGATACTCAAAGTGCAAAGCTGCAAACTTCTTCAAAAATTCCAGCACTGTACAAATCAGGCTGTTGACTGGATCTACTTCACAAGCTGAACACCTAGACTCAAAAACCAAAGGGGACATTGGGCCGATTCCTGCGGCGCAAAGAGATTTACCTCTGCCCTGCCGAAAAGACTCCAAATCTGAGCCATCTGAGCCACAAGTTCAGTGCCCCTGGGGTGTGAACTGGAAAAGAAACTTGTCCTGAGCCCAAAGGAGGCAGCGTGCATGCCTATCCAGGGTGCATGACCGCGAACTTCCTTGGTGGTTTATGTGAGACACCGCCACGTTGTCCATCCTGATGATTACATGACAACCCATCAGCACCATAAGGAAATGAACCAAGGCCAGGAAGACGGCTTGCAGCTCCAAGCTGTTATGTGCCACAAGAGAAACTCCCCTCCAGACACCGCCAGCCAGTCTGCCCTCAAAGACCGTGCCTCAGCCAGTCAAGGAGGAATCCATTGTAATTACTTGGCAATGACAAACCGTGCAACAGTAAGCGAGGGTCCCGTTACATTGAGAGGCCCCAAAATCAACAGCATGACTCTCTCTGTAGGTGGAGGGCCGGCCATGAGGAGCGAAATCCTTTTAGCTTCATCCACCACAGAAACAGCCTCATATGAAACAGCCCTAGGGACAGTACAGGAGAAGGTGCTGCCATGAGACCCAGGAGCCTGCAACATGTAATTATAGACTAAACTCTTTTGACACCAGAGACTTGAGCGGGAACCAAACAGGCTTGCATCGAGACAGAATCAAGCTGGACCCCAAAGGAAATGCTGAGAGGGAGTGAGAACACTCTTCTGGGCATTCAGCCTAAGGCCAGGAGACCAAAGATGGTGAAGAAGAATGTCCCTGTGACGACACACCAAGCCCACGGACCATTGGCTAAACGTATAATGCATATGTCACACAAacttggaaacacttcaggagccTTGAAATCATCACCTGATTGGTTGAATTGTACAGTATTTCCGGAAGTGTGTTGCATTCTTTaatgttccacctggaaacaaagatgtcgTTGCTCCAAAACCCATCACGGAAGAAGAAAGCCGTCGTGCTGGGACTTTCAAAAGTATGAGAAAATGTCAAGTTCACAGCATAGACTCGTCCAAgggttttacacaccggtctgttattgtggggacatttccacaCCCCTAAATATGACGCGACACAAAATGAAACATGATTGGTGGTATTACCTGTCAAATATTTGGCCTCTTGGGTGGTCCTAGGCCATTCAAAGGGGACAAGtttcccagaccttctgccgtcagtctgaaggtctgggtACGCAAGActagagcccctttcacactgcacgttggacccggaaaattgctggaacattgccgggtcaccttctgtgtgaacgcaaacatgtcccgggattgattccgggattgatcccaggttggggacctagtaacattgccgggttcagtcccggaatgagcgctgtgtgaacaaaagccagaactaatgccgtaaagggtgtgtggTAGTGATGACGCTGTGAAAGGGGCTTAGGATGAGCCATTTGTCCAGGTAGTTGAGCACACGGATACCTTGGAGCCTCAGTGGGGCCAGAGCAGCATCCATGTCCTTTGTGAATGCCCATGGAGCCATAGCCAGACCAAAAGGGTAAACCCAATATTGGTAAGCCTTTGCCCCAAAGGTGAACCTGATATGCCTCCTGTGTCACTgaacaacataaatattaaaataagcatCCTTCAGGTCTTCTTATCCGAGCACTTCAGAGAAAGAGGGAGGCTCATCTGCTCACTCTACAAATCCTCGAGCTCAACATCCGAACCCCAGGTCATGGATTCACAAAAGACCTCAGCAGCCAACAAAGCAATGCAGCGGGTGAGAGCAGAGGACTCCTTATCAAAGACAGCAATCCTTACAGGGAGAGTTTCATGTCTCTTGCACACGTGAGACATACCAAGACACTTCACAAACTTACTAAGCAGATTTCAAGTCATTACTCCGTCGTTCcggttttaattttactttctgCATATTAGTGAATTGACTGAGATTAAGACATTCACTGGCATAAATCTTTTGCAAAGTTTGCTTGATACATGTGTGCTATCTATTAGCtcgccttcatggtttaaaacagaaatatttccaacattGTGATGTAACCAATTACCCCTACTGACCTGAGCGAAAGAGGTCTGTGGGTTCAGCATGAGGTTCCTGAAGGTTCTCTTGAGGACCCAGTTGAACTGGTGGAAGAAGGATGTGCTGTAGGTGATGGTTCTGGATTTGGGTCGTGTGCTGTAGTCCTGTCCCTGAGTGATTCGCTCTAACTCACTTTTAGTCAGTTTGTAGCTAGCGCTGTTCTTGTATTCCTCCACCAAACGGTCCTCGATGCCCTTCAGAGACGAACTCAGCTGCTCCTCGTCCAgttctgacacacacaaacacatttacaatcAACCACACAAACCACTAACATACCCATCTCAGTCAGTGATGATATCATtaactaaactgaactaaaactattaaacattcCCATTAAAGCTGAACTAAATTCTGAATGTTAGATGATACcttctaaaactatttaaaactgaaataattctAACTATTAGTTTCAGGCATAgatgttaactaaaatgaaaacaacaacaaaaaaaaaaactaaaaattaaaaaatgtacatgtcttttcaattttaaaatgtcatgacTATATTTACTCACGATTACCATGACTGGAGTTATGCCCATGAAATAactgataaatatttaatttgtacagATATAAACCCACCAATGTAACAAACACAATgctaataaaaagcaataataaaaataatgataaaatataaaattacagtttatcttatatataataaaaatgtaaaataataatgatgataataatttcttaaaaataaaaaaacattaataaaattattaaaataaaataataataaaataaattttaaaatgaacattatttaattaattgaattataataaaaaaaataataataattaaaaatcaggCAGTTGTTGAGCAAAGATAGTTGTAAATTGGCTTTATATTGAGAAAACAATCATATAGAAAGGAAACTGCTGTACCCTCATTGTTGTTTAACTTGTTGAGAGCAACAGCGGTGGATTCTCCATTGATGACATCCAGAAAGAAATCAGCAGGGTTGTTATGAGGTTCACAGGTGTATCCTGGcattcacacacatatatcagTATCAGGACATGAGGGTCTGTTTgcttgtgtgtaagtgtgtgttttcaTACCGATACGGCTGAAGTAGTCCAGGGCATCTTGAGCCGGGCCGTGATACACCAGTCTTCCTCCCAATAGCAGTGTGAGGCTGTCGAACAGCCGGTAGATGGAGTACCGCGGCTGATGGATGGACAGGATGATGGTGCGACCGCTGTTCGCCATtctgaacaaacacacagtttaaCACACGGGACAGTTAAAACACAGAATGGTGCGGTGCTGTAGGTAAATCTCACAACAATGTCAGTGCCATTTTTCATCTTAAAagcattatttctaaaataaatgtatttattttatttctaaaataaaaacataataaaaataaaacaaaaataatacaaatagtaattttgtttgaaaataaaaattataaatttaacaacacatttataTAAAGTTATTATCAAATATCTAAATCAAATTTATGAATAGTTgatataaagacattttatataaaaacatataagtacatatataaatgtaattatatatatatttttttaagatttgccACAATgtggtatttttattattgaacaaaatAATACAGATATCAAATGACatgtattgtaaaatacattataatatatattataatacatattttaataatttatctttGGATTTCTCAGTTTGCTACAGTTTGGATCgctttttttataaatgtaaaatataatatgtataatatatatcatattttataatatatgtattatttctaatatatattatttgttaaataatgaaactaaccatatatataaataatctgtatataaaatataaataaaatatagttttctcCACTGTGATATTTTCATTATCTGGcacaaaaattcaacaaaataagatatatttattagtatatttatcaAATCACAAAGAAATTTGTGAGGAGCAGCAGCACACTATTAACTAtcatataattttgtaaaagtaaatgtaactgaaaaaatataaatcataatacaGAATAAGTTAGGGCTTTGCtcataatttcaacattaacgttaaattatagtaattatagttatagtttctattgtgatattttcattaaatcattaatttcattaaacCAGCATCTTAaatgttgttataaaaaaaataatttgtgaatagtttttttgtttatgattttattgtatatattaataaaaataatattttaatattttatttacatttttacattatttaagtaatttaagtaTTTACATGTCTTTTTTATGGTTTAGATTTGGAATACGACCAGTTTTGTATAAACGCACCTCTTGAGCAGCATGAGGACGGAGTTGGCTGTACTGGCGTCCAGGCCGGTGGTCGGTTCGTCCAGGAAAAGCACGGTGATCATGATCAGCTCCATGCCAATGTTTGTCTCTGTTCCTCTCCTCCACCTGAAACACACCACGAATCATCTGCGTCCATGTAAAACCAGCCCAGCCGTCAATCAGCGGCCTCGCTCTCTAAACCCAATAATGAACTACAATAAGACTGTTTACATCAGATTCCATCCATGAATTCCAGCCGTCAATTAAGTCCACAGTATCCAATCAAAACCCAGTGGATCAATAAACCCGctctattttaatgaataaagacTCTGTCAATGCAATGATTCCCCTACAGTAACCACAAGATCAAATTCATCAATACGGTCAATTCAAGTCCTGCCCTCTAAACACAATAATGAACTACAATACTGACTTTGTCAAATTCATCATGATTCCCATTAGTAGATCACACAGATCAAATTCATCAAACGCAGATCACACCCTTTTATAGGGGCTCTGTAGCGCGTACCGTTTCACCTACAGTCACCTAAATTCATACACCTATAGATCTCATCAGCCAAACGACTTTCATCCTGACAGTCAATGCTCTGCCCAACAGGAAGTTcgtgtatttttcattgtttgaaaGACGCATTCAgtccaaacttggtcaacatgatctcacgAAACTTAATGTATTAAAGgtgtcctattatgctttttcactttttgaattttagtcagtgtgtatgcatgtttcaCTCTCTCGAATGTCTTCACAAGCTAAGTTCCTTCTAATCCTCTCCaccgaggccggtggagtaagtgATAATGCATGACACCTGTGCCACTCAcaggtctcgagtcccacggaggagctctggaaggataaaaggaggagtaacgacagtgcaagacaagagaggaccaggcctggacttctCTCGTCTTGCACTGTCGTCaatcctccttttatccttccggagctcctccgtgatCTTCACTTCCCACATGAAGAAGGATTAAGAGATCAAGCTCCGTATCCCAGCTGCCAATGTTTTGCTCTCCACTCATCTCTGAATGTCTTCAGGAAGCTAAGCGAAGTTCCTTTCATGCTTTCTGACTATTGGCAACATGCTTGCTAAGGCTTTGCGTCTGGCTTAGACTTATTTAGTCGTTTCCAGTGAAATGCTCGTGCTATGTGATCATACTGATAATGTGCCTCACTTATCTAGTTGTTATTGGTAGCACGCTTGTTCTTAAGCTATCTGGTTGTTATTGAGAACATGTTGCTGATTAAGCTTTGCAGGTTTGGCAACATACTCGTTAGGTCATCTGGTTTTGGCTATGGCTTATGCGGGTTTTGGCAACATTCGTGTTTCAATGGGTAAGGGCTACATTCTTGTTGCTTAAGGCTTGAGATTTTCGCTGTCATTTTGTGCCTGTGATATGGCATATGGTTTTGCTTTGGGGGATTATTGCTGCTCTCTTCcagggagttcttgcccagaatAGAACCATACTGCCAGTCCAAACTGTATGTTAATTGTCAGTCATCTTTGacaatagtggtcctgacagaattatatatattttacaaatgcttaaaaatcattaaaaaaaagttaaagataattaaatttttatatatccttccctttctctttctgtgtgtttcACACATTTGATGTTCAAGggtaaccctttcattgctgtagcTCAACAACCAGACTGCTAGAGGGTTAAATGCATGAGCCCGCTGTGCAATGTTTTCCTGATGCCCCAGGGCTTGGGCCCgtcatcacttttttttctccatatgtttttatttagctaCACTTTTGGGGAggacaaaaacactcaaaaagtGTTCAGACAGTAGCTGCATCTAAACTAAAAATGAGACTACATAGTCTTTATTGATTTCTAAGAATGCAAATTTTTTAGGTATAATTATTACGACTCATTTCATAAACAAACAACAGTGGATTGTTGTTAGCTGGAGTTGATTGCACATGTAGTCAGTCAGATAAAGGTGTATTTGGTTTGTTACCCGTGAATTGGCCACTTTGCTCAATCCCAGCTCCTGAATAAGTTTCTCAACCTTCTCATCTTTTTCTCGCTGACGGATCGACTTCGGGAGCCTTAAAGCTGCTGAGAAACGCAGATTCTCTCGAACGGTCAGCGTCCCCATGACCACGTCATcctgcaaaaaacacaaaacacacagtccAGCTCTTCTAATCTTAGTCAGCAATCCCACAATTCCCTTAGTCGTAATATGTATTTGACAAAATAACGAGTTGATCTTTCTGTTTTAACTGCTGATGTTTTTAGAGTCAGATGTGACATCTAATGCGCAAGTTCAGCGTTTGTGCTCCAGACCTGAGTGATCACTCACATCACATGTCATTGAGGAGAATGTGCTGCTACTTTACTGCAAAAACAGAAGTAAGGCGATTTTGTGTGGTTTATACCTGCACTACGTATCCCGACAGACATTTGAAGTTTGGAGGCTGTGGAGCTCCGTCTATAAGAACCTCTCCAGAAAGACCAGCAGGATCCTTACGAGCGGCCAGAACGTCCAGaaacctttaaaaaatgatttttgaatttttgttgttttgtagttttgtatttttattctaaacATTGTactattacaataattattttaattaacttaaattatattgaatattttaaatacattcgttttattttaatttaatttaaattaatttgtattataatattttttattttaaatgcaatacatcaatttataaaatatacataatatttaaaaatatacataaaaataaaataattatttacacacacatatatataattatgattcatttattattattttacattctaaatgtataaaataaaatatatcaataaataataaatattgtgtaaaaaaaaaaaaatatactaaaattaattcaaattactTCATGTGTGCATTTCTGAAAGTAAAAtcaataaagtacaatttgaaaagtacattgttataatatttatgctcttttataaataagaataaaacaaaaaatatatattaaaaaaaaaatattaaaaatttgtcGGTACAGATAGTCTCGATTTTGTATATAGGATTGAGGAAATTTATATATCCCGCCCCCAACTCTCTTCCACTTTACTTCCAGTCATTTCTACACGGTCCTATCGTAATAAggtcaaaaatgccaaaaataaatctttaaaacttgaatgatttaaatacagtattaatattttaagtaatatttctgacaggattttcactgtatttttgaattgagtaaatgtgtttaatcatgaaaaaaaaaaggaaaaaaaaaaaaacgtgcaaaagaaaggcttaattttctttaagtaACGTatgatttcttaatattttgatctTGGAGCATACATGTCTCCCCtatttcacacccatctcccgcCCTGCTCCAGTTTTGTTATTTCTCCTGGGAAACTCCCATCATTCGTATGGCCCAAACCTTGTTATGTGAATAATCACATCAGtatattgttccaaacttgtCCAGTTGCCCGATCATAAGTAGAACAAATAAGTGAATAGAAACATAAATAAGTCAtcttattataataacaatgagAGGTATGAATAGAAATACAactttattattatcttttttatattttagatatattaaataaattaattaacaattaaaaataataatgtgtgttatGTTCAGCTCTTACGATGATTTCCCGCTCCCGGTGGGTCCTAATATGGCGTTCAGTCCCGGCCTCATGACACCACTAGAGAAAATAACAGAATTACAACACACAGGATTCTGACTGGATGAGCCTCATTCTTTTTGCAAGACATTTTTCTTTTGCGTGACTACAGGGCAAAAACAACAGCACCAACAAATGCTGTCTGACCATATCCAGTGCTCACGTGTGACACATTTACCTAACATACTAATGCAAGGTGACATCATTTATATTCATGAGATGCAGGGCCTATCATCTGAGCTCATGTGTCAGACTGATACAGATTAAATCATTTCTTGAGTTCAGATGAGGATATAAAGCTCCGCAGTCACGCACACTTACACAAGTAGCTGAGCGCACATGGACAATCATGGGTTAATGATCAAACTCACCCGACAACCTCCGATGAAGAGCATGCTAACTATCTATCCCTCACACAAACACTGTATAAGGGTCACGAACTGTGCCTTacctaaaatgattttaaacaacattaaaaatatatgtaacatttagtgcattttatattagatttaaacATGCatcatatgaataaaaataaatattttgataaatattatatatttattagtaattaattataaatattttaatattatattaattatgatcACAGTCATGcccttacaaaatatttaaaataagttgacaaaatgacaaaaacacaacaaaaactttattttactaaaatgaaaataaaaacagaaaacaaaaatatgaacaaattcaagatattaataaaaactagggatgcaccgctCCTGTTTAAAACCCTCAAATGTCTGATTTaggcatgtgtgcatgtgttctgCAGTGACTTTCAGTGAATATGTAATGTAATCAGGTTATGAAAGCGTAAACATGTGTTTGCGTGCTCATCACTGagggtgtgtgtgcttgtataATAATGCATTAGAATGCATCTAATGCTGAAGCACGTGCAAACGTATTTTTGAGGCAGGTCACAAGAGTTTGTTGAAACATCTACATTCTTCCTTCAGTTCACACTCCTGAAGTCCTCTCTGGTGGTTTCCACAATCACACA from Cyprinus carpio isolate SPL01 chromosome B23, ASM1834038v1, whole genome shotgun sequence includes:
- the LOC109048381 gene encoding broad substrate specificity ATP-binding cassette transporter ABCG2-like, with amino-acid sequence MADTAVQMTGVGDVDNNVSRTPVSTRMSFSSSRRGGTVSFHNINYSVKMKSGFMFKRKVTQKNILIELNGVMRPGLNAILGPTGSGKSSFLDVLAARKDPAGLSGEVLIDGAPQPPNFKCLSGYVVQDDVVMGTLTVRENLRFSAALRLPKSIRQREKDEKVEKLIQELGLSKVANSRVTNQIHLYLTDYIGTETNIGMELIMITVLFLDEPTTGLDASTANSVLMLLKRMANSGRTIILSIHQPRYSIYRLFDSLTLLLGGRLVYHGPAQDALDYFSRIGYTCEPHNNPADFFLDVINGESTAVALNKLNNNEELDEEQLSSSLKGIEDRLVEEYKNSASYKLTKSELERITQGQDYSTRPKSRTITYSTSFFHQFNWVLKRTFRNLMLNPQTSFAQIGVMIFLALVVGAIFFGVEENSSGIQNRMGALFFITTNQCFSSISSVELFITERKLFVHEYISGYYRVSVYFLSKILSDVLTLRTIPAVIFSCVAYWMIGLKASAEAFFIFMFSIVLVSYTATSMTLAISADQTVLAIANIFMTISFVFMMIFSGLLVNLPSVADWLNWLKYFSIPRYGLAALEINEFTGLKFCDMTNVSSTLVEVCTTGEGFLSKQGITYSSWGLWQNHLALGIMTLIFLIIAYLKLRFIKKFT